One genomic region from Amycolatopsis sp. FBCC-B4732 encodes:
- a CDS encoding class I fructose-bisphosphate aldolase: MAHRPPLAELGLNTGKKTRLHRILHEHGLRNGTAFFLPYDQGLEHGPRDFFANPAAGDPKYILKLALEGGFNGIAIQIGLAEKFYWDYAGELPLVLKLNGKTEIPSDAEALSPLHGSVEDAVRLGADAVGYTLYVGTPAQEQDFAQLRRVRADAHRFGMPLIVWAYPRGSAIEAKGGRDSFYAVDYAARTASELGADVVKVNFPHPAKIDNVPGGYARETTSQQAIDAVVRSAGRTLLLVSGGGKAGDDAMLEKARESMEAGATGLIFGRNVWQRDHDESLRFVSALREILAKYPSS; the protein is encoded by the coding sequence ATGGCGCACCGTCCCCCGCTGGCCGAGCTCGGGCTGAACACCGGCAAGAAGACCCGGCTGCACCGCATCCTGCACGAACACGGCCTGCGCAACGGCACCGCATTCTTCCTGCCCTACGACCAGGGCCTGGAGCACGGGCCCCGTGACTTCTTCGCCAACCCGGCCGCGGGCGATCCGAAGTACATCCTCAAGCTGGCGCTCGAGGGCGGCTTCAACGGCATCGCGATCCAGATCGGGCTGGCCGAGAAGTTCTACTGGGACTACGCGGGCGAACTGCCGCTGGTGCTGAAGCTCAACGGCAAGACCGAGATCCCGTCCGACGCCGAGGCGCTGTCCCCGCTGCACGGCAGCGTCGAGGACGCGGTCCGGCTCGGCGCCGACGCCGTCGGTTACACGCTCTACGTCGGGACGCCCGCGCAGGAGCAGGACTTCGCGCAGCTGCGACGGGTCCGCGCCGACGCGCACCGGTTCGGCATGCCGCTGATCGTCTGGGCCTACCCGCGCGGCTCGGCCATCGAGGCCAAGGGTGGCCGTGACTCGTTCTACGCGGTCGACTACGCCGCCCGGACCGCGTCCGAACTCGGCGCCGACGTCGTCAAGGTGAATTTCCCGCACCCGGCGAAGATCGACAACGTTCCCGGCGGCTACGCCCGGGAAACGACCAGCCAGCAAGCGATCGACGCGGTCGTGCGCTCGGCCGGGCGCACCCTGCTCCTGGTCTCGGGTGGCGGCAAGGCCGGTGACGACGCGATGCTCGAGAAGGCGCGCGAGTCGATGGAAGCCGGCGCGACCGGGCTGATCTTCGGCCGCAACGTCTGGCAGCGCGACCACGACGAGTCCCTGCGGTTCGTTTCGGCGCTGCGCGAGATCCTCGCCAAGTACCCGAGCTCATGA
- a CDS encoding 2-oxoacid:acceptor oxidoreductase family protein, translating to MTEVRIHGRGGQGVVTAAELLSVAAFTEGRHAQAFPSFGSERTGAPVVSFCRISDAVIRTREPITAPDALIIQDATLLHQVNVFEGLKPDGYLLVNSAHGFEELGLGEFVRGFRRERLLVVPATELAREHLGRPVPNAALLGGFAALSGVVGIASVLTAISGRFRGAKAEGNIAAATAAHAFVRAEREELTGAQAD from the coding sequence ATGACAGAGGTTCGCATCCACGGGCGCGGCGGCCAGGGCGTGGTGACCGCGGCGGAACTGCTGTCGGTCGCCGCGTTCACGGAGGGACGGCACGCGCAGGCGTTCCCCAGCTTCGGCTCCGAACGCACCGGCGCGCCGGTGGTCTCGTTCTGCCGCATCTCCGACGCGGTGATCCGGACGCGCGAGCCGATCACCGCACCGGACGCGCTGATCATCCAGGACGCCACCCTGTTGCACCAGGTGAACGTCTTCGAGGGACTGAAGCCCGACGGGTACCTGCTGGTGAACTCCGCGCACGGCTTCGAAGAGCTGGGCTTGGGGGAGTTCGTGCGCGGCTTCCGGCGCGAGCGGCTGCTCGTCGTCCCGGCGACCGAGCTCGCGCGCGAGCACCTCGGCCGTCCGGTGCCGAACGCGGCCCTGCTCGGCGGGTTCGCCGCGCTGAGCGGAGTCGTCGGGATCGCATCGGTGCTCACCGCGATCTCGGGTCGCTTCCGCGGCGCGAAGGCCGAGGGGAACATCGCCGCGGCCACCGCGGCCCACGCGTTCGTCCGCGCCGAGCGGGAGGAGCTGACCGGTGCTCAGGCAGATTGA
- a CDS encoding transketolase C-terminal domain-containing protein, with the protein MLRQIEGSRAVAGAVALCRPEVVCAYPISPQTHIVEGLAELVKSGALTPCEFVNVESEFAAMSVAIGASAAGARAYTATASQGLLYMTEAVFNAAGLGLPIVMTVANRAIGAPINIWNDQSDSMALRDAGWIQLYAETNQEAADLHVQAFRIAEELSTPVMVCMDGFVLTHAWEPVDTPAQEEVDTFLPPYEPRQVLDPDEPSSIGAMVGPEAFTEVKYLAHARLMEALDVVPDVADRLAEAFGRNSGGLTRSYRTEDAETIVLALGSVLGTLKDTVDELRADGLRVGVLGLTCFRPFPAEAVRAAIGHARRVVVLERAFEPGVGGIVTQNVVTAAPATEVHTVVAGLGGRAITKPSLSGMLRADRLPPLTFLDLDRSLIDRELGRLAAARRSGPTAENILRDLGAVASGIG; encoded by the coding sequence GTGCTCAGGCAGATTGAGGGTTCCCGGGCCGTCGCCGGCGCGGTCGCGCTGTGCCGCCCCGAAGTCGTCTGCGCGTACCCGATCTCGCCGCAGACCCACATCGTCGAAGGCTTGGCGGAGCTGGTGAAGTCCGGTGCGCTCACGCCGTGCGAGTTCGTCAACGTCGAGTCGGAGTTCGCCGCGATGTCGGTCGCCATCGGCGCGTCCGCCGCCGGTGCGCGCGCCTACACCGCCACGGCCAGCCAGGGACTGCTGTACATGACCGAGGCCGTCTTCAACGCCGCCGGGCTCGGCCTGCCGATCGTGATGACGGTGGCGAACCGGGCGATCGGCGCGCCGATCAACATCTGGAACGACCAGAGCGACAGCATGGCCCTGCGCGACGCCGGCTGGATCCAGCTCTACGCCGAGACCAACCAGGAAGCGGCGGACCTGCACGTCCAGGCGTTCCGGATCGCCGAGGAGCTGTCCACGCCGGTGATGGTGTGCATGGACGGCTTCGTGCTGACCCACGCCTGGGAACCGGTGGACACGCCGGCGCAGGAGGAGGTCGACACCTTCTTGCCGCCGTACGAGCCGCGGCAGGTCCTCGACCCCGACGAGCCGTCGTCGATCGGCGCGATGGTCGGGCCCGAGGCCTTCACCGAGGTGAAGTACCTCGCGCACGCCCGGCTGATGGAAGCGCTCGACGTCGTCCCCGACGTCGCCGACCGCCTCGCCGAGGCGTTCGGCCGGAACTCCGGTGGCCTGACCCGGTCCTACCGCACCGAAGACGCCGAGACGATCGTGCTCGCCCTCGGCTCGGTGCTGGGCACGCTCAAGGACACCGTCGACGAGCTGCGCGCGGACGGCCTGCGGGTCGGCGTGCTCGGGCTGACGTGCTTCCGGCCGTTCCCGGCCGAGGCCGTCCGGGCGGCCATCGGCCACGCGCGGCGCGTGGTCGTCCTGGAGCGGGCCTTCGAGCCCGGCGTCGGCGGGATCGTCACGCAGAACGTCGTCACGGCGGCGCCCGCGACCGAGGTGCACACGGTGGTGGCCGGGCTGGGCGGCCGGGCGATCACGAAGCCGTCCCTGTCCGGGATGTTGCGAGCGGACCGGCTGCCGCCGTTGACCTTCCTCGACCTCGACCGTTCGCTGATCGACCGCGAGCTGGGCCGCCTCGCCGCGGCCCGGCGCTCCGGTCCGACAGCCGAGAACATCCTGCGCGACCTCGGTGCGGTCGCTTCCGGAATCGGGTGA
- a CDS encoding thiamine pyrophosphate-dependent enzyme — protein MAVMPIKFYQTGSFAVGGRLLGEDQRSGQSDRRRINSIDCGHRACQGCGEALGARYALDAAMRATGNRMVAVNATGCLEVFSTPYPETSWRIPWLHSLFGNAPAVATGVAAAMKAKGRDDVRVVGQGGDGGTVDIGFACLSGMFERDDDVLYICYDNEAYMNTGVQRSGATPAAARTATTPAVGPEPGAVFGQGKNLPMIAMAHEIPYVATATVADLRDLEAKVTRAMEFHGARYLHVLVPCPLGWGSASHDTIRIARLAEESGLFPVFEAEHGEVVATSKIRHRVPVEDYLRLQTRYAHLFGDEPRTGVIAGIQAQADRNIRRHKLLGEV, from the coding sequence ATGGCGGTGATGCCGATCAAGTTCTACCAGACCGGCAGCTTCGCGGTCGGTGGCCGGCTGCTGGGTGAGGACCAGCGCAGCGGCCAGTCCGACCGGAGGCGGATCAACTCGATCGACTGCGGGCACCGGGCCTGCCAGGGCTGCGGCGAGGCACTGGGCGCCCGGTACGCGCTCGACGCGGCCATGCGCGCCACCGGGAACCGGATGGTCGCGGTCAACGCCACCGGCTGCCTGGAGGTCTTCTCGACGCCGTACCCCGAGACGTCGTGGCGGATCCCGTGGCTGCACTCGCTGTTCGGCAACGCGCCGGCCGTGGCCACCGGCGTCGCCGCCGCGATGAAGGCCAAGGGCCGCGACGACGTCCGCGTGGTCGGGCAGGGCGGGGACGGCGGGACCGTCGACATCGGGTTCGCCTGCCTGTCCGGGATGTTCGAGCGCGACGACGACGTGCTCTACATCTGCTACGACAACGAGGCGTACATGAACACCGGCGTCCAGCGCTCCGGGGCCACCCCGGCCGCGGCGCGCACGGCGACGACCCCCGCCGTCGGCCCCGAACCCGGCGCGGTGTTCGGCCAGGGCAAGAACCTGCCGATGATCGCGATGGCGCACGAGATCCCGTACGTGGCGACGGCGACCGTCGCGGACCTGCGCGATCTGGAGGCGAAGGTCACGCGGGCCATGGAGTTCCACGGTGCCCGGTACCTGCACGTCCTCGTGCCGTGCCCGCTCGGCTGGGGCAGCGCATCGCACGACACCATCCGGATCGCCCGGCTGGCCGAGGAAAGCGGGCTCTTCCCGGTGTTCGAGGCCGAACACGGCGAGGTCGTCGCGACCTCGAAGATCCGGCACCGCGTGCCGGTCGAGGACTACCTGCGGCTCCAGACGCGGTACGCGCACCTGTTCGGCGACGAGCCGCGGACCGGCGTGATCGCGGGGATCCAGGCGCAGGCCGACCGGAACATCCGCCGTCACAAGCTGCTCGGGGAGGTCTGA
- a CDS encoding NAD(P)-binding protein, with translation MEHEKPFAITLDVGSSRANKTGAWRTERPVYVDLLPPCNQACPAGQDIQKWLYHAESGDYQDAWRGIMADNPLPAVLGRICYRPCESACNRGQLDEAVGINSVERFLGDEGIKRGWTIPVAAPSGKRVLVVGAGPAGLSAAYHLARLGHAVTVRDAEAAPGGMMRYGIPRYRLPRDVIDAEIGRIRGMGVVFEQNSRVTDVISAKAGFDAVFLAVGAQVGKRAYLPAGDSARVLDAITLLHDLESGERPLLGRRVAVYGGGNTAMDAARTAKRLGATDAVVVYRRTRDRMPAHESEVAEAVEEGVAMRWLSTIKEVDGEGITVEKMSLDESGFPQPTGEFERLAADSVVLALGQDADLSLVDGVADVETADGVVRVGPGLMTGHPGVFAGGDMVPSGRTATVAVGHGAKAAREIDSWLRGTAADAPRDPRPATFENLNTWYYSDADRKVRPHLDLSRRVSTFDEIKGGLDASTALFEARRCLSCGNCFECDNCYGVCPDNAVIKLEPGDKYAIDLDYCKGCGICVAECPCGAIEMVPEES, from the coding sequence GTGGAGCACGAGAAGCCGTTCGCGATCACGCTCGACGTCGGCTCGAGCCGGGCGAACAAGACCGGCGCGTGGCGCACCGAGCGGCCGGTCTACGTCGACCTGCTGCCGCCGTGCAACCAGGCCTGCCCGGCCGGGCAGGACATCCAGAAGTGGCTCTACCACGCCGAATCCGGCGACTACCAGGACGCGTGGCGCGGCATCATGGCCGACAACCCGCTGCCCGCCGTCCTCGGCCGGATCTGCTACCGGCCGTGCGAGAGCGCGTGCAACCGCGGCCAGCTCGACGAAGCCGTCGGCATCAACTCCGTCGAGCGCTTCCTCGGTGACGAAGGCATCAAGCGGGGCTGGACGATCCCGGTCGCGGCGCCGTCCGGCAAACGGGTGCTCGTCGTCGGCGCCGGCCCGGCGGGGTTGTCGGCGGCCTACCACCTGGCCCGGCTCGGGCACGCCGTGACCGTCCGCGACGCCGAGGCGGCGCCCGGCGGGATGATGCGCTACGGCATCCCGCGCTACCGGCTGCCGCGCGACGTGATCGACGCGGAAATCGGCCGGATCCGGGGCATGGGCGTGGTGTTCGAGCAGAACAGCCGCGTCACCGACGTCATTTCCGCGAAGGCCGGCTTCGACGCCGTCTTCCTCGCGGTCGGGGCGCAGGTGGGCAAGCGGGCCTACCTCCCGGCCGGCGATTCGGCGCGGGTGCTCGACGCGATCACCCTGCTGCACGACCTGGAAAGCGGTGAGCGGCCGCTGCTCGGCCGCCGCGTCGCGGTGTACGGCGGGGGCAACACCGCGATGGACGCCGCCCGCACGGCCAAGCGGCTCGGTGCCACCGATGCGGTGGTGGTCTACCGCCGCACCCGGGACCGGATGCCCGCGCACGAATCCGAGGTGGCCGAGGCGGTCGAAGAAGGCGTCGCGATGCGGTGGCTGTCGACGATCAAGGAGGTCGACGGCGAAGGCATCACCGTCGAGAAGATGAGCCTGGACGAGTCCGGGTTCCCGCAGCCGACCGGCGAGTTCGAGCGGCTGGCCGCCGACAGCGTCGTGCTGGCCCTCGGCCAGGACGCCGATCTGTCCCTGGTGGACGGAGTGGCCGACGTCGAAACCGCGGACGGCGTGGTGCGCGTCGGCCCGGGCCTGATGACCGGGCACCCGGGCGTTTTCGCCGGTGGTGACATGGTGCCTTCGGGGCGCACCGCGACCGTCGCGGTGGGGCACGGCGCGAAGGCGGCCCGGGAGATCGACTCCTGGCTGCGCGGGACCGCCGCCGACGCACCACGGGACCCGCGCCCGGCGACGTTCGAGAACCTCAACACCTGGTACTACAGCGACGCCGACCGCAAGGTCCGCCCGCACCTCGACCTGTCCCGGCGCGTGTCGACGTTCGACGAGATCAAGGGCGGCCTCGACGCGTCGACCGCGCTGTTCGAAGCCCGCCGCTGCCTCTCCTGCGGCAACTGCTTCGAATGTGACAACTGCTACGGCGTCTGCCCGGACAACGCCGTCATCAAGCTCGAGCCGGGGGACAAGTACGCGATCGATCTCGACTACTGCAAGGGGTGCGGGATCTGCGTCGCCGAATGTCCCTGCGGCGCCATCGAAATGGTGCCAGAAGAATCCTGA
- a CDS encoding DUF1876 domain-containing protein: MHEKRWHVEVHIDEDDDGRTRATARLETADDTRISGVGVARLNPADRDVPEIGDELATSRALSDLAHNLLDVAVGDIEALTRQPVRLEH, from the coding sequence ATGCACGAGAAGCGTTGGCACGTCGAAGTGCACATCGACGAAGACGACGACGGCCGCACCCGCGCCACCGCCCGGCTGGAGACCGCCGACGACACCCGCATCTCCGGGGTCGGGGTGGCGCGGCTCAACCCGGCCGACCGGGACGTGCCCGAGATCGGCGACGAGCTCGCCACGTCGCGCGCGCTGAGCGACCTGGCCCACAACCTGCTCGACGTCGCCGTCGGCGACATCGAAGCGCTCACGCGCCAACCCGTGCGGCTCGAGCACTGA
- a CDS encoding flavodoxin domain-containing protein: MRILVVFESMFGATEEVAEAIGKGLAGSAPVEVVNVDKAPSDLTGVDLLVVGGPTHVHGMSRAATRKSAEDQAHGPTRSHTGVREWLDSVGTVPAGLPAATFDTRIDKARVLTGAASLGEAKRLRRRGCRLVVPAESFFVGTAPEDGLKPGEAERAEAWGAALGRIVS; the protein is encoded by the coding sequence ATGCGGATCCTCGTCGTCTTCGAATCGATGTTCGGTGCCACCGAAGAGGTGGCCGAGGCGATCGGCAAGGGACTGGCCGGGTCCGCCCCGGTCGAGGTGGTCAACGTCGACAAAGCGCCATCGGACTTGACAGGCGTCGATTTGCTCGTCGTCGGCGGCCCGACCCACGTGCACGGCATGAGCCGCGCCGCGACGCGGAAGTCGGCCGAGGACCAGGCCCACGGCCCCACCCGCTCGCACACCGGGGTTCGCGAGTGGCTGGACTCCGTCGGCACCGTGCCGGCCGGGCTGCCGGCCGCGACCTTCGACACCCGGATCGACAAGGCACGCGTGCTCACCGGGGCGGCGTCGCTGGGCGAGGCCAAGCGGCTGCGCCGGCGCGGGTGCCGGCTCGTCGTGCCCGCGGAGAGCTTCTTCGTCGGGACGGCACCGGAAGACGGCTTGAAGCCCGGAGAGGCCGAGCGCGCCGAGGCGTGGGGTGCGGCACTGGGCCGCATCGTGTCCTGA
- a CDS encoding glutamate--cysteine ligase codes for MRHWAASCPDRRGGQPTVGVEEEFVLLDARTGVAVPAAPRVLGALGGEPGVVPEFLRFQVETMTGVCRSLAEVRADLARLRERLGDAADEAGCLAVATAVAPFGAVPLVTADARYERLAARFPALVERTGTCACHVHVGIPFRAAGIRALAGLRPWLGVLLALSANSPYVDGLDSGWASARYPLWSRWPTARPPAAWRDVAEYDAAIGEAIRSGAAPDARGVYFYARLSPRHPTVEVRIADVCLDVGDAVVLAGLVRALVVTALGEDAPPRRTPDSVVLRSLRTAARHGLAGPGLDVTTGSTAPAEKLVEDLLAYVRPALRAAGDLDEVRRGCRELETLGGGAGRQRVLRAAAATPARFAARLAAATRGTDDGQNVEAAQ; via the coding sequence GTGCGGCACTGGGCCGCATCGTGTCCTGACCGCCGTGGGGGCCAGCCGACGGTCGGGGTGGAGGAGGAGTTCGTACTGCTGGACGCGCGGACGGGGGTGGCCGTCCCGGCGGCGCCGCGGGTCCTCGGCGCGCTGGGCGGTGAACCCGGTGTGGTGCCGGAGTTCCTGCGCTTCCAGGTCGAGACGATGACGGGGGTCTGCCGGTCGCTCGCCGAGGTCCGGGCGGACCTGGCCCGGCTGCGCGAGCGGCTGGGCGACGCCGCGGACGAGGCGGGCTGCCTGGCCGTGGCCACCGCGGTCGCGCCGTTCGGTGCCGTGCCGCTGGTCACCGCCGACGCGCGGTACGAGCGGCTGGCGGCCCGGTTCCCGGCACTGGTCGAGCGCACGGGCACCTGCGCTTGTCACGTCCACGTCGGCATCCCGTTCCGGGCGGCGGGGATCCGGGCGCTGGCCGGGCTGCGGCCGTGGCTCGGCGTGCTCTTGGCGCTGAGCGCGAACTCGCCCTACGTCGACGGTCTCGACTCGGGCTGGGCGAGCGCCCGGTACCCCCTCTGGTCGCGCTGGCCGACGGCCCGGCCGCCCGCCGCGTGGCGCGATGTCGCCGAGTACGACGCGGCGATCGGGGAAGCGATCCGGAGCGGGGCCGCGCCGGACGCCCGCGGCGTGTACTTCTACGCCCGGCTGTCACCGCGGCACCCGACGGTGGAGGTCCGGATCGCCGACGTCTGCCTGGACGTCGGGGACGCCGTCGTGCTCGCCGGGCTGGTGCGGGCGCTCGTGGTCACGGCGCTCGGCGAAGACGCTCCGCCGCGGCGCACACCGGACTCGGTGGTCCTGCGGTCGCTCCGGACCGCCGCCCGGCACGGCCTGGCCGGACCGGGCCTGGACGTCACCACCGGATCGACGGCCCCGGCCGAGAAGCTCGTCGAAGACCTGCTGGCGTACGTCCGGCCGGCGCTGCGGGCCGCCGGCGACCTCGACGAGGTCCGCCGCGGGTGCCGCGAACTCGAGACCCTGGGCGGCGGCGCCGGCCGGCAGCGGGTGCTGCGGGCGGCGGCGGCGACCCCGGCGAGGTTCGCCGCCCGGCTGGCCGCGGCGACCAGGGGAACGGACGACGGCCAGAACGTGGAGGCGGCACAGTGA
- a CDS encoding HAD-IC family P-type ATPase, giving the protein MTGTGEFHALPVAAVAERLGVDPRRGLSSAEAGTRLSRFGANTVSVPAGPGPLWRFLVQFHNPLIYVLLLAGGVTWVFGGHVDAGVIGGVVLLNAVVGFVQESRAQRALEALSTMVPVTATVVRDGVPRRIPAAELVPGDVVELAAGDRVPADVRLAEVHLAEIDESALTGESVPVVKSVEPVVAAAPVADRAGSAYSGTLVTRGQARGLVTATGGATQLGDIQHLVATAEAVTTPLTRKLARFSRQLSFVIVAVSAGAFVLGVVRGTPAPEVFTAVVALAVGAIPEGLPAAVAIVLAIGVVRMSRRGAIVRHLPAVETLGGTTVICTDKTGTLTRNRMTVTTLAAAGELVPVAGGELRECLVAGVLCNDAELDEGDPTEIALLGSAIEAGLDPAALRAAAPRTETVPFESETRMMTTVHGSVGYLKGAVEEVAARCVTEVVPGGGERPLDREALDRLHRTLTAQGLRVLAFARLAPEPVLLGLQAMQDPPRPEAITAIEACRSAGVDVKMITGDHAGTAVAVAGAVGLADSPRVLTGAELAELPPAEFDDAVAGTQVFARVSPGQKLELVQALQRRGHVVAMTGDGVNDAPALRRADIGVAMGAGGTDAARQAADMVLTGDDFASIEAAVRVGRGVFDNLRKFIAWTLPANIGEGMVVLVAILFGATLPIVPVQILWINMTTAVFLGLTMAFEPTSPGVMRRPPRPPSRPLFTAALLRRVVLVSLLLVVAAFGAYRLQLGLGEPVAEARTTAINVFVGVQAAYLLSCRSLDRPVLRAWPGHSRMFALGVGLTAGLQLLLTYVPVMNSWFHTAPVGISSWLWVLGAAVAAFAVVEVDKLLWLRFTAVRAGARERHR; this is encoded by the coding sequence GTGACCGGCACGGGTGAGTTCCACGCGCTGCCGGTGGCCGCCGTCGCCGAGCGGCTCGGCGTCGATCCGCGGCGCGGGTTGAGCAGCGCCGAGGCCGGTACGCGGTTGAGCCGGTTCGGCGCCAACACCGTCAGCGTCCCCGCCGGACCGGGGCCGCTGTGGCGGTTCCTCGTCCAGTTCCACAACCCGCTGATCTACGTCCTGCTGCTCGCCGGCGGGGTGACGTGGGTGTTCGGCGGGCACGTGGACGCCGGGGTGATCGGCGGGGTGGTGCTGCTGAACGCCGTCGTCGGGTTCGTGCAGGAGTCACGGGCGCAGCGGGCGCTGGAAGCCTTGTCCACCATGGTCCCGGTGACGGCGACCGTCGTCCGCGACGGTGTCCCGCGGCGAATCCCGGCGGCCGAGCTCGTGCCGGGTGACGTCGTGGAGCTCGCCGCTGGCGACCGGGTCCCCGCCGACGTCCGGCTCGCCGAAGTGCACCTGGCCGAGATCGACGAGTCCGCGCTGACCGGGGAGTCGGTGCCCGTGGTGAAGTCCGTCGAGCCGGTGGTCGCGGCGGCCCCGGTCGCCGACCGCGCCGGCTCGGCGTACTCGGGGACGCTGGTGACCCGCGGCCAGGCTCGCGGCCTGGTCACCGCGACCGGCGGTGCCACGCAGCTGGGCGACATCCAGCACCTGGTGGCCACGGCCGAAGCCGTCACCACGCCGCTGACGCGCAAGCTGGCCCGGTTCTCCCGGCAGCTGAGCTTCGTGATCGTCGCGGTCTCGGCGGGCGCGTTCGTGCTCGGTGTCGTGCGGGGTACGCCGGCCCCGGAGGTGTTCACGGCCGTGGTCGCCCTCGCCGTCGGCGCGATCCCCGAAGGGCTGCCGGCCGCGGTCGCGATCGTGCTGGCCATCGGCGTCGTGCGGATGTCCCGGCGCGGCGCGATCGTCCGGCACCTGCCCGCGGTGGAGACCCTCGGCGGGACGACGGTGATCTGCACCGACAAGACCGGCACCCTGACCCGCAACCGGATGACCGTGACCACCCTCGCGGCGGCGGGCGAGCTGGTTCCCGTCGCCGGCGGCGAGCTGCGGGAATGCCTGGTCGCCGGGGTGTTGTGCAACGACGCGGAGCTCGACGAGGGCGACCCGACGGAGATCGCGCTGCTCGGCTCCGCGATCGAGGCCGGGCTGGACCCCGCCGCGCTCCGGGCCGCCGCGCCCCGCACGGAAACCGTCCCGTTCGAGTCCGAAACGCGGATGATGACGACGGTGCACGGCTCGGTCGGCTACCTCAAGGGCGCGGTCGAAGAGGTCGCGGCCCGGTGCGTGACCGAGGTGGTGCCCGGCGGCGGCGAGCGTCCGCTCGACCGGGAGGCCCTCGACCGGCTGCACCGGACGTTGACCGCGCAGGGTTTGCGGGTGCTCGCGTTCGCCCGCCTCGCGCCGGAGCCGGTTCTGCTGGGCCTGCAGGCGATGCAGGATCCACCGCGGCCGGAAGCGATCACCGCGATCGAGGCCTGCCGGAGCGCGGGGGTCGACGTCAAGATGATCACCGGCGACCACGCGGGAACGGCGGTCGCCGTCGCGGGCGCCGTGGGGCTGGCCGACTCGCCGCGGGTCCTCACCGGGGCCGAGCTGGCGGAGCTGCCGCCCGCGGAGTTCGACGACGCCGTGGCGGGTACCCAGGTGTTCGCGCGGGTGTCGCCGGGCCAGAAGCTCGAGCTGGTGCAGGCGTTGCAGCGGCGCGGTCACGTGGTCGCGATGACCGGCGACGGGGTGAACGACGCGCCGGCGTTGCGCCGCGCGGACATCGGGGTGGCGATGGGCGCGGGCGGGACCGACGCCGCCCGCCAGGCCGCGGACATGGTGCTCACCGGCGACGACTTCGCGTCGATCGAGGCGGCCGTGCGGGTGGGCCGCGGGGTGTTCGACAACCTGCGCAAGTTCATCGCCTGGACGCTGCCGGCGAACATCGGCGAGGGCATGGTCGTGCTGGTCGCGATCCTGTTCGGCGCGACGCTGCCGATCGTGCCGGTCCAGATCCTGTGGATCAACATGACCACAGCGGTTTTCCTGGGCTTGACGATGGCGTTCGAGCCGACGTCGCCCGGCGTCATGCGGCGTCCGCCACGACCTCCTTCACGGCCGTTGTTCACGGCGGCGTTGCTGCGCCGGGTCGTGCTCGTCTCGCTCCTGCTCGTGGTGGCGGCGTTCGGCGCGTACCGCCTGCAACTGGGCTTGGGCGAGCCGGTGGCGGAGGCGCGGACGACCGCGATCAACGTGTTCGTCGGGGTGCAGGCCGCCTACCTGCTCAGCTGCCGTTCGCTGGACCGCCCGGTGCTGCGCGCGTGGCCGGGGCACAGCCGGATGTTCGCGCTGGGCGTGGGGTTGACGGCCGGGCTTCAGCTGCTGCTGACCTACGTGCCGGTGATGAACTCGTGGTTCCACACCGCACCGGTCGGGATTTCGTCGTGGCTGTGGGTGCTGGGCGCTGCGGTGGCGGCGTTCGCAGTGGTGGAGGTGGACAAGCTGCTGTGGCTGCGGTTCACCGCGGTCCGGGCAGGCGCGCGAGAGCGGCACCGGTGA